Proteins from one Arthrobacter sp. Soc17.1.1.1 genomic window:
- a CDS encoding FAS1-like dehydratase domain-containing protein — MTINPDLQGRSYPAGETYSVGREAIRDFARAVKATHPAHYDVEAAAALGHADLVAPPTFAIIVAQRADAQLIGDPEAGIDFTRVVHADQRFVHHRPIIAGDQLVAELHVDQVRSMGGGAMITTRAEITTIDGERTATTTSSILVRGEDQ, encoded by the coding sequence ATGACCATCAACCCCGACCTGCAGGGGCGCAGCTACCCCGCGGGAGAGACCTACTCCGTGGGACGCGAGGCCATCCGCGACTTCGCCCGGGCCGTGAAGGCCACCCACCCGGCGCACTACGACGTCGAGGCCGCGGCTGCTCTCGGTCATGCCGACCTCGTGGCACCGCCGACGTTCGCCATCATCGTCGCCCAGCGGGCCGATGCGCAGCTCATCGGGGACCCGGAGGCCGGCATCGACTTCACGCGTGTGGTGCACGCGGACCAGCGCTTCGTCCACCACCGGCCCATCATCGCCGGGGACCAGCTCGTCGCCGAGCTGCACGTGGACCAGGTGCGGTCCATGGGTGGCGGGGCCATGATCACCACCCGGGCCGAGATCACCACCATCGACGGCGAGCGGACGGCCACCACGACGTCGTCCATCCTCGTGCGCGGAGAGGACCAGTAG
- a CDS encoding UDP-N-acetylmuramate dehydrogenase: MTGTRLADLTTARVGGPARSLVEASTEQGIVDAVRAADAAGEPLLIISGGSNLLIGDDGFDGTVVHIRSTGFTVNDDDATCGGVMVNVQAGHDWDDLVRYTVMHAFSGLEALSGIPGSTGATPVQNVGAYGSDVSQTIATVRTYDRETDRIRSFTNFELQFGYRDSLLKRTTVNGSPRYVVLSVEFQLGLGRLSKPVRYAELARALRIDVGARAYANDVRREVLKLRRGKGMVLDGPDADTRSTGSFFTNPIVGQDVADRLPEDAPRYPAGTDGQVKLSAAWLIEHAGFSKGFGLMDDDGHAAAGGRASLSTKHTLAVTNRGGASASDLLAVARLVRDGVEKAFGIRLEPEPLLINCAL; encoded by the coding sequence ATGACGGGCACGCGCCTGGCCGACCTCACGACCGCGCGCGTCGGAGGTCCGGCGCGGTCCCTCGTCGAAGCCTCGACCGAGCAGGGCATCGTCGACGCGGTCCGTGCAGCCGATGCCGCCGGGGAACCGCTGCTCATCATCAGCGGCGGGTCCAACCTCCTGATCGGCGACGACGGGTTCGACGGCACCGTGGTGCACATCCGGTCCACGGGCTTCACGGTCAACGACGACGACGCGACCTGCGGCGGCGTCATGGTCAATGTCCAGGCCGGCCACGACTGGGACGACCTGGTCCGCTACACCGTGATGCATGCGTTCTCGGGGCTCGAGGCGCTCTCGGGCATCCCGGGATCCACCGGGGCCACGCCGGTGCAGAACGTCGGAGCCTACGGGTCCGACGTCTCCCAGACCATCGCCACGGTGCGGACCTACGATCGCGAGACGGACCGTATCAGGAGCTTCACCAACTTCGAGCTCCAGTTCGGCTACCGCGACTCCCTCCTGAAGCGCACCACGGTGAACGGCTCGCCGCGCTACGTGGTGCTGTCCGTCGAGTTCCAGCTGGGGCTGGGGCGCCTGAGCAAGCCCGTCCGGTACGCGGAGCTCGCCCGCGCGCTGCGCATCGACGTCGGAGCACGTGCCTACGCCAACGACGTGCGCCGTGAGGTGCTGAAGCTGCGCAGGGGCAAGGGCATGGTGCTCGACGGTCCCGATGCGGACACCCGGAGCACCGGCTCGTTCTTCACCAACCCGATCGTCGGCCAGGACGTCGCCGACCGGCTGCCGGAGGACGCCCCCCGGTACCCGGCAGGGACGGACGGCCAGGTGAAGCTCAGTGCGGCCTGGCTGATCGAGCATGCCGGGTTCTCCAAGGGCTTCGGGCTGATGGACGACGACGGGCACGCGGCAGCGGGTGGCCGTGCGTCGCTGTCGACGAAGCACACCCTCGCCGTGACGAACCGGGGAGGGGCGTCGGCGTCCGATCTACTGGCCGTGGCACGGCTGGTGCGGGACGGCGTCGAGAAGGCGTTCGGGATCCGCCTGGAGCCGGAACCGCTGCTGATCAACTGCGCCCTGTAA
- the asd gene encoding aspartate-semialdehyde dehydrogenase, with amino-acid sequence MTSAPESPALPSVGFVGWRGMVGSVLMQRLQDEGDFARVNPVFFSTSAAGGAAPSFAEGAGTLQDAYDVETLAKLPIIVTAQGGDYTSEVYPKLRDAGWSGLWLDAASTLRMEQDSVIVLDPVNRSAIDAGLANGVRDFVGGNCTVSCMLMGLGGLFRNGLVEWGTSMTYQAASGGGARHMRELLNQFGALHGTVALNLDDPASAILDIDRAILAKQRHPSLEASQFGVPLAGSVIPWIDSDLGDGRSKEEWKAGAETNKILGTETRIPFDGLCVRVGAMRSHSQALTLKLTQDLPVSEIESIIAADNEWVRVIPNTKVDTLAGLTPVAATGSLEVPVGRIRKLEMGPEYISAFTVGDQLLWGAAEPLRRMLMIATGNL; translated from the coding sequence ATGACTTCAGCACCCGAGAGCCCTGCCCTGCCGTCCGTCGGATTCGTGGGCTGGCGCGGCATGGTCGGCTCGGTCCTCATGCAGCGACTCCAGGACGAGGGCGACTTCGCCCGCGTCAACCCCGTGTTCTTCTCGACGTCGGCTGCAGGCGGTGCGGCGCCGTCGTTCGCCGAGGGTGCCGGCACGCTGCAGGACGCGTACGACGTCGAGACCCTCGCCAAGCTGCCCATCATCGTGACGGCGCAGGGCGGCGACTACACCTCCGAGGTCTACCCGAAGCTGCGCGACGCCGGGTGGTCCGGCCTGTGGCTCGATGCCGCGTCGACGCTGCGCATGGAGCAGGACAGCGTGATCGTGCTGGACCCCGTCAACCGGTCCGCCATCGACGCCGGCCTGGCGAACGGCGTCCGGGACTTCGTCGGCGGCAACTGCACGGTCTCCTGCATGCTCATGGGGCTGGGCGGGCTCTTCCGCAACGGCCTGGTCGAGTGGGGCACGTCCATGACCTACCAGGCGGCATCGGGCGGCGGGGCGCGTCACATGCGCGAACTCCTGAACCAGTTCGGTGCGCTCCACGGGACCGTCGCCCTGAACCTCGACGATCCCGCCTCCGCCATCCTGGACATCGACCGGGCGATCCTCGCCAAGCAGCGTCACCCGAGCCTCGAAGCCTCGCAGTTCGGGGTCCCCCTGGCCGGTTCCGTCATCCCCTGGATCGACAGCGACCTCGGCGACGGCCGGTCCAAGGAGGAGTGGAAGGCCGGTGCGGAGACGAACAAGATCCTCGGCACCGAGACCCGCATCCCGTTCGACGGCCTGTGCGTCCGGGTGGGAGCCATGCGCTCGCACTCCCAGGCACTGACCCTGAAGCTGACGCAGGACCTGCCCGTCAGCGAGATCGAGTCGATCATCGCAGCCGACAACGAGTGGGTGCGGGTCATCCCCAACACCAAGGTGGACACCCTCGCCGGGCTGACCCCCGTCGCTGCCACCGGGTCCTTGGAGGTCCCCGTGGGCCGTATCCGCAAGCTGGAGATGGGCCCGGAGTACATCAGCGCCTTCACCGTGGGCGATCAGCTCCTGTGGGGTGCGGCCGAGCCGCTGCGACGCATGCTGATGATCGCCACCGGCAACCTCTGA
- a CDS encoding MaoC family dehydratase produces the protein MAVSTATLEVGQQIGTTTLHITRQDLVRYAGASGDFNPIHWNQAFAEGVGLPGVIAHGMFTMGAAIQLVTDWIGDPAAVVDYQTRFTRPVIVEDTTAQPGEPGAVVEVTGVVGAIDTDASTARIDLTVTYAGQKVLVKAQAVVRLP, from the coding sequence ATGGCAGTGTCGACAGCGACCCTCGAGGTCGGTCAGCAGATCGGGACCACCACGCTCCACATCACCCGGCAGGACCTCGTGCGGTACGCCGGGGCATCGGGGGACTTCAACCCCATCCACTGGAACCAGGCCTTCGCCGAGGGGGTCGGCCTGCCCGGCGTCATCGCCCACGGCATGTTCACCATGGGGGCGGCCATCCAGCTCGTGACAGACTGGATCGGGGACCCGGCGGCCGTCGTCGACTACCAGACGCGTTTCACCAGACCCGTCATCGTCGAGGACACGACAGCGCAGCCCGGCGAGCCCGGGGCCGTCGTCGAGGTGACGGGCGTCGTCGGCGCGATCGACACCGATGCCTCCACCGCCCGTATCGACCTCACCGTGACGTACGCGGGCCAGAAGGTCCTCGTGAAGGCGCAGGCCGTGGTGAGGCTCCCGTGA
- a CDS encoding TMEM175 family protein has translation MPQPEDTEDDDDAEPANPGDLRSRSRSVLTRGTSTDRTVFFSDAVFAIAMTLLVLDLEVPDGLAPDQVGAALVGQVSHFFSFALSFAVIGSAWLNHHRKFSVIVRYDVRLQVLNLLLLFFVALLPLPTSVLSEYGGTSSPWPVVVYAAVVAGVYSMLDVLWVYAWRAKLMAPTVDRDLYLYVFRGLLPVPLVFAVSIPVAFLMPGNAMYLWLLIIPADLLFHRMFSTPGIRPRQGRAPAA, from the coding sequence GTGCCGCAGCCCGAGGACACCGAGGACGACGACGACGCCGAGCCGGCGAATCCGGGAGACCTGAGGTCCCGCTCCAGATCGGTGCTCACGCGGGGCACCTCGACGGACCGGACCGTGTTCTTCAGCGACGCGGTGTTCGCGATCGCCATGACACTGCTCGTCCTCGATCTGGAGGTCCCCGACGGCCTCGCGCCGGATCAGGTCGGTGCAGCGCTGGTGGGTCAGGTGTCGCACTTCTTCTCCTTCGCGCTCAGTTTCGCCGTCATCGGCAGTGCCTGGCTGAATCACCACCGGAAGTTCAGCGTGATCGTCCGTTACGACGTCCGTCTGCAGGTCCTGAATCTGCTGCTGCTCTTCTTCGTCGCCCTCCTTCCCCTGCCCACCAGCGTGCTCAGCGAGTACGGCGGGACGTCCTCGCCCTGGCCCGTGGTGGTCTACGCGGCGGTGGTCGCGGGCGTCTACTCCATGCTCGACGTGCTGTGGGTGTACGCGTGGCGGGCGAAGCTCATGGCGCCGACGGTCGATCGGGACCTCTACCTCTACGTGTTCCGGGGACTGCTCCCCGTACCACTGGTGTTCGCCGTGAGCATCCCGGTCGCTTTCCTGATGCCCGGCAACGCCATGTACCTGTGGCTCCTGATCATCCCGGCGGACCTCCTGTTCCACCGGATGTTCTCGACACCGGGGATACGGCCGCGGCAGGGGCGCGCCCCGGCGGCCTGA
- a CDS encoding DUF2797 domain-containing protein gives MSLTYLCSGVTWHGTEPVLSLREVPSASVAGAPTEEQGLRDVSLAPGTRLAFEVSATGRYCLGFHRVHGRDDRTWVPCADQRPAERGYQCGRCLAQDDVRFMHDVHRSGIAPAGLKRYLDQPHWLYVATFADGSTKVGTASHLRKRARLVEQGAVVAQFVALADDGRIVRILEDEVTRSVGLPQAVRSGTKAASLCAPLPARQLERLNDGSALAARGLLQGGVDVAGFEVVHEEYEPPEAWSAVLARRGLQPYPEPLDRGRHGFSVADVIGPSAVVAIDGTDLLFVADLTQLRGRRLRFGDFSTPVPAVQEALF, from the coding sequence GTGAGCCTCACCTATCTCTGCAGCGGTGTGACCTGGCACGGGACCGAGCCGGTCCTGTCGCTGCGCGAGGTGCCCTCCGCGTCCGTCGCCGGTGCGCCCACCGAGGAGCAGGGCCTGCGGGACGTCTCCCTCGCGCCGGGGACGAGGCTGGCGTTCGAGGTGTCGGCCACGGGCCGCTACTGCCTCGGATTCCACCGCGTGCACGGACGCGACGACCGCACCTGGGTGCCCTGCGCCGACCAGCGTCCGGCCGAACGGGGCTATCAGTGCGGCCGGTGCCTCGCCCAGGACGACGTCCGCTTCATGCACGACGTCCACCGCTCGGGGATCGCACCGGCAGGCCTGAAACGCTACCTCGACCAGCCCCACTGGCTGTACGTCGCGACCTTCGCCGACGGGTCCACCAAGGTGGGCACGGCGTCGCACCTCAGGAAACGGGCACGGCTCGTGGAGCAGGGCGCCGTCGTCGCGCAGTTCGTGGCGCTCGCCGACGACGGGCGGATCGTGCGGATCCTCGAGGACGAGGTCACGCGGAGTGTCGGCCTCCCGCAGGCCGTGAGATCCGGGACGAAAGCCGCGTCCCTCTGCGCACCCCTGCCGGCGCGCCAGCTCGAGCGACTCAACGACGGCTCCGCCCTGGCGGCCAGGGGGCTGCTGCAGGGCGGCGTGGACGTCGCGGGATTCGAGGTGGTGCACGAGGAGTACGAGCCACCGGAGGCGTGGTCCGCGGTGCTGGCCCGCAGGGGGCTGCAGCCCTACCCGGAACCGCTGGACCGCGGACGGCACGGCTTCAGCGTGGCCGACGTCATCGGACCCTCGGCCGTGGTCGCGATCGACGGCACCGATCTCCTGTTCGTCGCGGACCTCACGCAGCTCAGGGGGAGGCGCCTGCGGTTCGGCGACTTCAGCACGCCCGTCCCCGCGGTCCAGGAAGCCCTCTTCTGA